A region of Gracilinanus agilis isolate LMUSP501 chromosome 3, AgileGrace, whole genome shotgun sequence DNA encodes the following proteins:
- the CTRC gene encoding chymotrypsin-C → MLGSVLLIAFLGYASSCGVPSYMPNLATRVVGGDDARPHSWPWQVSLQYLKDDTFRHTCGGSLISSQHVLTAAHCISKDKTYRVMLGKNNLVEEEAGSVAAAVDTIFVHEKWNSFLVRNDIALIKLAEPVELSDTIQVACLPPESSLLAQDYPCYVTGWGRLWTNGPIADNLQQGLLPIVDHATCTKSDWWGAMVTQKMVCAGGDGVISACNGDSGGPLNCQAANGAWEVRGIVSFGSGLGCNTSKKPTVFTQVSQYIDWINEKMLL, encoded by the exons ATGTTGGGCTCTGTCCTCCTCATTGCGTTCCTGGGCTATG CCTCCAGCTGTGGTGTTCCCAGCTACATGCCCAACCTGGCCACCCGGGTAGTGGGAGGAGATGACGCCAGGCCTCACAGCTGGCCCTGGCAG GTCTCCCTCCAGTACCTTAAGGATGACACCTTTAGACACACCTGCGGAGGGAGCCTGATCTCCAGCCAGCATGTCCTGACTGCCGCCCACTGCATCAG CAAAGACAAAACCTACCGAGTGATGTTGGGCAAGAATAACCTGGTGGAGGAAGAGGCTGGCTCAGTGGCAGCAGCTGTGGATACCATTTTTGTTCATGAGAAGTGGAACTCCTTCCTGGTGCG CAATGACATTGCCCTCATCAAGCTGGCTGAACCTGTGGAACTGAGTGATACCATCCAGGTGGCCTGCCTGCCCCCAGAGAGCTCCCTGCTGGCTCAGGACTATCCTTGCTATGTGACTGGCTGGGGACGCCTCTGGA cCAATGGCCCCATTGCTGATAATCTCCAACAAGGCCTACTGCCCATAGTGGACCATGCTACATGCACCAAGAGTGACTGGTGGGGTGCCATGGTGACCCAAAAAATGGTGTGTGCTGGAGGAGATGGCGTCATCTCAGCCTGCAAT GGAGACTCAGGTGGACCCCTGAACTGTCAGGCTGCAAATGGAGCCTGGGAAGTGAGAGGTATTGTGAGTTTTGGTTCTGGCTTGGGCTGCAACACATCTAAGAAGCCCACAGTCTTCACCCAGGTCTCTCAGTACATCGACTGGATTAATGAG AAAATGCTGCTCTGA